The Verrucomicrobiia bacterium genome contains a region encoding:
- a CDS encoding FdhF/YdeP family oxidoreductase, with protein MPDTIAPSARQRVLNAAPAGGLPVPFGLGATKPKHFREMFRAAWANRDNLGYAWKVLSQGVCDGCALGVAGLHDWTLDGVHLCLTRLSLLRLNTMPAFDPGILADVGALRGRSNAELCALGRLGFPMHRARGEKGFRRISWEDAQQRIADRWRRSDPERLAFFVTSRGVTNEVYYVAQKAARFLGTNHVDNAARLCHAPSTGAMKHALGYAASTCSYRDWYGTDLIVFFGSNPANDQPVTMKYLDEARARGTRVAMVNPFLEPGMIRYWVPSTPRSAVFGTPIADWWFPVAQGGDIAFLQGVLRVLIERDWYDRAFVETHTADWDAFRASVLGQDPSALEAASGLSRADFEEFAALLHASRNAVFVWSMGITQHARGGDAVSMILNLGLAMGYVGRPRTGLMPIRGHSSVQGGAEMGCYSTAFPGGKPVTSENAGALAAQYGFPVPDWTGMTAVEMVEACARDALDTLYCVGGNFLRTLPAPDQVARAMQRVPLRVHQDIIVTDQMLLEPGEEVILLPAKTRFEQDDGGIETSTERRVMFSPEIPRQVGEARAEWRILRDLAAATHPERAHLLGCQSGQAIREEIARVIPFYDGVQHLRKTGDAIQWGGERLCEEGRFGTADGKGHFKVVALPADSGVLGAIRSSGQTGARHFHVSTRRGKQFNTLIHAERDPLTGADRDAVFMHPADAAELNVANGDRVVLVSEVGRLEARVFPASIARGSLQVHWPEGNVLIPHGVVDSVGGVPDYNAIVRIERP; from the coding sequence ATGCCCGACACGATCGCCCCGAGCGCGCGACAACGCGTCTTGAACGCCGCGCCCGCTGGTGGCCTGCCCGTGCCATTCGGGTTGGGGGCGACCAAACCGAAACATTTCCGGGAGATGTTCCGGGCGGCCTGGGCGAACCGGGACAATCTCGGGTATGCGTGGAAGGTGTTGTCGCAGGGCGTTTGTGACGGCTGCGCCCTGGGCGTGGCCGGCCTGCACGACTGGACCCTCGACGGCGTGCATCTGTGCCTGACCCGCCTGAGCCTGCTCCGGCTGAACACCATGCCGGCCTTCGATCCGGGCATCCTGGCGGATGTGGGGGCGTTGCGGGGCCGATCCAACGCAGAATTGTGCGCCCTGGGCCGGCTGGGGTTTCCCATGCATCGGGCCCGGGGGGAGAAGGGCTTCCGGCGGATCTCCTGGGAGGACGCCCAGCAGCGAATTGCGGACCGGTGGCGCCGGAGCGATCCGGAACGGCTGGCCTTTTTCGTCACGTCGCGGGGCGTCACCAACGAGGTGTACTATGTGGCGCAGAAGGCGGCGCGGTTTCTCGGCACCAACCATGTGGACAACGCCGCCCGTCTGTGTCACGCCCCCAGCACCGGCGCGATGAAACATGCCCTCGGTTACGCGGCGTCCACCTGCAGCTACCGCGACTGGTACGGCACCGATCTGATTGTCTTCTTCGGCTCCAACCCGGCCAACGACCAGCCGGTCACCATGAAGTACCTCGACGAAGCCCGCGCCCGCGGAACCCGGGTGGCCATGGTGAATCCGTTCCTCGAACCGGGCATGATCCGGTACTGGGTTCCCAGCACCCCCCGCAGCGCGGTCTTCGGCACCCCCATCGCCGACTGGTGGTTTCCCGTCGCCCAGGGTGGCGATATCGCCTTCCTGCAAGGCGTCCTCCGCGTCCTGATCGAGCGCGACTGGTACGATCGCGCCTTTGTCGAGACCCACACCGCCGACTGGGACGCGTTCCGCGCCTCGGTGCTCGGCCAGGACCCGTCCGCCCTTGAGGCGGCGTCCGGACTTTCCCGCGCCGACTTCGAGGAGTTCGCCGCCCTCCTCCATGCCTCGCGCAATGCGGTCTTCGTGTGGAGCATGGGCATCACCCAGCACGCCCGCGGGGGGGATGCGGTCTCGATGATCCTCAACCTCGGTCTGGCGATGGGTTACGTCGGGCGTCCCCGCACCGGACTGATGCCGATCCGCGGACACAGTTCGGTTCAGGGCGGCGCCGAGATGGGCTGCTATTCGACCGCGTTTCCCGGAGGAAAACCGGTGACCTCCGAAAATGCCGGGGCGCTGGCGGCGCAGTACGGATTCCCGGTGCCGGATTGGACCGGCATGACGGCGGTCGAAATGGTGGAGGCCTGCGCCCGGGACGCTCTGGACACGCTGTATTGCGTGGGTGGAAACTTCCTCCGCACCCTGCCGGCCCCGGACCAGGTGGCCCGGGCGATGCAGCGGGTGCCGCTCCGGGTGCATCAGGACATCATCGTGACCGACCAGATGCTGCTCGAACCGGGCGAGGAGGTGATCCTGCTCCCGGCCAAGACGCGGTTCGAACAGGACGATGGCGGCATCGAGACCAGCACCGAGCGAAGGGTGATGTTCAGCCCTGAAATCCCGCGCCAGGTCGGGGAAGCGCGTGCCGAATGGCGCATCCTCCGCGACCTCGCGGCCGCCACGCATCCGGAACGTGCACATCTCCTGGGCTGCCAGTCGGGACAGGCCATCCGCGAGGAAATCGCCCGCGTCATCCCGTTCTACGACGGCGTCCAGCACCTCCGAAAGACCGGCGACGCCATCCAGTGGGGCGGCGAGCGCCTTTGCGAAGAAGGCCGGTTCGGCACTGCGGACGGCAAGGGCCATTTCAAGGTCGTCGCGCTACCCGCCGATTCCGGTGTGCTCGGTGCCATCCGCTCCAGCGGCCAGACCGGGGCCCGCCACTTCCACGTCTCCACGCGCCGGGGCAAACAGTTCAACACGCTGATCCACGCGGAACGCGATCCCCTCACGGGTGCGGATCGGGATGCGGTCTTCATGCATCCCGCCGACGCCGCCGAACTGAACGTCGCCAACGGGGACCGCGTGGTGCTGGTCAGTGAGGTGGGCCGACTCGAAGCCCGCGTCTTCCCGGCCTCGATTGCCCGCGGCAGCCTCCAGGTCCACTGGCCCGAGGGCAACGTCCTGATTCCCCATGGCGTCGTCGATTCGGTCGGCGGGGTCCCTGATTACAACGCCATCGTCCGCATCGAGCGCCCGTAA
- a CDS encoding exo-alpha-sialidase, with the protein MSTIRVLVGTRKGAFILTSDGARRNWKVEGPLFGGWEIYHVKGSPVTPDRLYASQTSGWFGQTLQRSDDGGTTWEPVGNEFRYDGTPGTHQWYDGTQHPWEFKRIWHLEPSLTDPDTVLAGGEDAALFRSTDGGRTWAELPALRSVKGHLWSPGAGGMGLHTILLDPTRPGRMVVAISAGGAFRTDDGGETWEPATKGLKSQFELPDPDAEVGHCVHRIALHPSRPDVLFMQKHWDVMRSDDGGGSWREVSGDLPSDFGFPIQVHAHEPDTVYVVPIKSDSEHYPPDGRLRVYRSRSGGESWEPLTRGLPQRDCYVNVLREAMSVDALDPCGVYFGTTGGQVYASSDSGDTWEPIVRDLPAVLSIEVQTLP; encoded by the coding sequence ATGAGCACCATCAGAGTTCTTGTTGGAACCCGCAAAGGGGCGTTCATCCTTACCTCCGACGGTGCGCGCCGGAACTGGAAGGTGGAGGGACCCCTTTTTGGCGGCTGGGAGATCTACCACGTCAAGGGCTCTCCGGTGACGCCCGACCGGCTCTACGCCTCGCAGACCAGCGGGTGGTTCGGGCAGACCCTGCAGCGGTCCGATGATGGCGGAACTACCTGGGAGCCGGTCGGGAACGAGTTCCGCTACGACGGGACCCCGGGGACCCACCAATGGTACGACGGCACCCAGCACCCGTGGGAGTTCAAGCGCATCTGGCACCTTGAGCCGTCTCTGACCGATCCGGACACCGTCCTGGCGGGAGGTGAGGACGCCGCCCTCTTCCGCTCGACGGATGGCGGTCGCACCTGGGCCGAACTCCCCGCCCTCCGCTCGGTGAAGGGTCACTTGTGGTCCCCGGGCGCCGGCGGCATGGGGCTCCATACCATCCTGCTCGACCCCACCCGACCGGGGCGGATGGTCGTCGCCATCTCGGCCGGAGGCGCATTCCGAACGGACGACGGCGGCGAGACCTGGGAGCCGGCCACCAAGGGTCTGAAGTCGCAATTCGAATTGCCGGACCCCGATGCCGAGGTGGGCCACTGCGTCCACCGGATCGCCCTGCACCCATCCCGTCCGGACGTCCTGTTCATGCAGAAGCACTGGGATGTGATGCGCAGCGACGACGGCGGCGGGTCGTGGCGCGAAGTCAGCGGGGATCTTCCCTCGGATTTCGGGTTCCCCATCCAGGTTCACGCCCACGAGCCCGACACCGTGTATGTGGTCCCCATCAAGAGCGACTCCGAACACTACCCGCCGGACGGCAGGCTGCGCGTCTATCGCAGCCGTTCGGGGGGCGAATCCTGGGAACCCCTGACGCGCGGTCTGCCGCAACGCGACTGCTACGTGAACGTGCTCCGCGAGGCCATGTCCGTGGACGCGCTCGACCCGTGCGGGGTGTACTTCGGCACCACCGGCGGCCAGGTCTATGCCTCGTCCGACAGCGGAGACACCTGGGAACCCATCGTGCGCGATCTGCCGGCGGTTCTCTCCATCGAGGTCCAGACCCTTCCATGA
- a CDS encoding NUDIX domain-containing protein translates to MQPFACFCHCPRCAHPATPPRTAPVPCRFQCDSCGFQYYFNATVAVAVFPRRDDGRALFIRRAKDPGRGCLAPPGGFIDIGETAEEAARRELREEVGLELDTLEFLCSAPNEYTYAGVTYPVLDFFFTARTASTGGRIAADEVAECAWLDPLEVDPSTMAFPSMQDALRIWQARLTA, encoded by the coding sequence GTGCAACCGTTCGCCTGCTTTTGCCATTGTCCCCGCTGCGCCCATCCCGCCACTCCGCCCCGGACCGCTCCTGTCCCCTGCCGGTTCCAATGTGATTCCTGCGGATTCCAATACTACTTCAACGCCACGGTGGCGGTGGCGGTGTTCCCACGACGCGACGACGGCCGGGCGCTGTTCATCCGCCGGGCCAAGGATCCCGGACGCGGATGCCTGGCGCCTCCCGGAGGGTTCATCGACATCGGGGAGACCGCCGAGGAGGCGGCCCGTCGAGAGTTGCGGGAGGAGGTCGGGCTGGAACTCGACACCCTGGAGTTCCTCTGTTCGGCGCCCAACGAGTACACCTACGCCGGGGTCACCTACCCCGTGCTCGATTTCTTCTTCACCGCCCGGACCGCCAGCACCGGGGGGCGAATCGCGGCGGACGAAGTGGCGGAATGCGCCTGGCTCGATCCCCTCGAGGTGGATCCCTCGACCATGGCCTTTCCATCTATGCAGGACGCCCTGCGGATCTGGCAGGCCCGGCTCACCGCCTGA
- the fdhD gene encoding formate dehydrogenase accessory sulfurtransferase FdhD, producing the protein MPPSPGRPIRPGSRSLSPGLRRMRVRRWSGIRTGDAAFDDVAREEPLELRVNGQPVAVIMRTPGNDEELAAGFLLTEGVIRRREDLFSTRHNPRNHDGNVLEVFLADGVRVDLARLTRHVFGASSCGLCGKATIKAIRTRFPPVRSALRLTAETLLSMPDRLRQGQSLFGRTGGLHAAGLFEADGSLVDLSEDVGRHNAVDKLLGRALLNDRLPLDTTLLLVSGRVSFEIVQKALAAGIPVVAAVGAPSSLAVEFARSAGQSLVGFLRDGRFNLYTDRRRITARLPS; encoded by the coding sequence ATGCCCCCTTCCCCCGGTCGCCCGATCCGCCCTGGCTCCCGTTCGCTTTCCCCGGGGCTCCGTCGAATGCGCGTCCGACGCTGGAGCGGGATCCGCACGGGCGATGCCGCCTTCGACGATGTGGCGCGGGAGGAACCCCTCGAACTGCGGGTTAACGGTCAACCCGTGGCCGTCATCATGCGCACCCCCGGAAACGATGAAGAACTTGCGGCGGGATTTCTCCTGACCGAAGGCGTCATCCGCCGTCGCGAGGACCTCTTCAGTACACGGCACAATCCCCGCAATCATGATGGCAACGTCCTCGAAGTCTTCCTCGCGGACGGCGTGCGGGTGGATCTGGCCCGACTGACCCGTCACGTCTTCGGCGCATCGAGTTGCGGCCTTTGCGGCAAGGCCACCATCAAGGCCATCCGCACCCGCTTTCCCCCGGTCCGATCGGCCCTGCGGCTCACCGCGGAAACCCTTCTCTCAATGCCCGACCGGCTCCGGCAGGGACAGAGCCTGTTTGGCCGAACCGGGGGCCTGCACGCCGCGGGTCTCTTCGAGGCCGACGGGTCCCTGGTGGACCTGTCCGAAGACGTCGGACGGCACAACGCCGTGGACAAACTGCTGGGCCGGGCCCTCCTGAACGACAGACTGCCCCTCGACACCACCCTTCTGCTGGTCAGCGGCCGGGTGTCCTTCGAGATTGTACAGAAGGCGCTCGCCGCCGGGATCCCCGTGGTTGCGGCCGTCGGCGCCCCGTCGAGTCTGGCCGTCGAGTTCGCCCGTTCGGCCGGTCAATCACTGGTCGGTTTCCTCCGCGACGGGCGCTTCAACCTCTACACCGATCGCCGGCGCATCACGGCCCGACTGCCCTCGTGA
- a CDS encoding MoaD/ThiS family protein yields MIRVTLPYHLRNLARVQGDVCLDVPPPITLATVLAALEIRYPTLRGTLRDHHTLKRRPFIRFYACREDWSHQPPDAELPVPVRDGHEPLLIVGAMAGG; encoded by the coding sequence ATGATCCGGGTGACTCTTCCGTACCACCTTCGCAATCTGGCCCGGGTCCAGGGCGACGTGTGTCTCGATGTTCCCCCACCGATCACGCTCGCGACCGTTCTCGCTGCCCTGGAAATCCGGTACCCGACCTTGCGCGGCACCCTCCGCGACCACCACACCCTGAAGCGCCGCCCCTTTATCCGCTTCTACGCCTGCCGCGAGGATTGGTCCCATCAACCGCCTGACGCCGAACTGCCCGTCCCGGTGCGGGACGGCCACGAACCGCTCCTGATTGTCGGCGCCATGGCGGGGGGCTGA
- a CDS encoding DUF2339 domain-containing protein: MIAPILLLLVLGGMVVAGLVTLVWLCVQVSQLRRRVDHLERATHPEPAPEPQDLPTADAAPAWRDEPPVPAPAGAPTFENAGAETFSSSLAPDDGPPVLPAEAPSIPFAPPPGQTAAGRPWGSVDWEQFMGARLFAWLGGLALFLGVAYFVKYSFERDLIPPAGRVLIGLATGLGLVGGGLRLWRTAYGVTAQTLCATGVVILYAALFAGHAFYRLPWLPQSLTFAAMTLITAGAFLLAARLQAQVVAVLGLLGGFLTPILLSSGQDQALALFTYIALLNAGLMAVALRRRWEYLVLLGAIGTWLLQWGWAGRFLTPDRLWTGWAVFAGFNALFALGLGLAKRCDRASDWWSGALTVTAVSTLGWVGGMLLGTDAGTRPAPLFAMVLAADVVLLAAAWWRARWTSAHVVAGMIAFGYVALWQARFLTPELLGWALGLSLGFAVLHVGFPLLLVRWQSDRGTQVVRSAQLFPPLALLMLALPLLRLAEASFALWPVLLLVNLLALALAVWARGLFGAGAAAMLTLLTTGLWIGRIASVPTPPLGFTLLMVVGAAVLFGAAAWFLWERARRTSEPDDAQSAMLRQFPVITTLMPFLLLAQVVVVLPIPDPTPVFAAALALVGVLLVLALRLRIEFLPLAGLGGLALLQHVWWLDELSGATHPGRALVGCLVFLACFGGLPWWARRTMETLRWPWVAVALAGLPQFHLVYRLIERYWPNEIMGLIPLAFAVPPALALAGLVRSRNQQSPWHLERLAWMGGATLAFVTLAFPIQFERQWLTLGLALEGAALLWLFRKVPHPGLRLVGVVMLSVVFLRLCINPAVLEYAVRGPHGLWNVWLYTYSLAAAAMFLGARALQPPDDCLGPLPGRAWLAGLGTVLVFALVNLQIADYFTPVGEWVRFDFSGNFARDMTYTIAWALFALALVGIGIGKRLVVARWAGLALLGVAVAKLFLHDLARLDQLYRVGALIAVALVAITASVLYQRFIARELSRPAP, encoded by the coding sequence ATGATCGCTCCCATCCTTCTCCTTCTCGTCCTGGGCGGCATGGTGGTGGCCGGTCTGGTCACGCTGGTATGGCTCTGCGTTCAGGTGTCCCAACTGCGGCGACGGGTGGACCACCTGGAACGGGCAACCCATCCCGAACCGGCGCCAGAACCGCAGGACCTCCCCACGGCGGATGCCGCTCCAGCCTGGCGCGATGAACCGCCGGTCCCTGCCCCCGCCGGGGCACCGACCTTCGAGAATGCTGGCGCGGAGACGTTCTCGTCGTCCTTGGCCCCCGATGACGGGCCGCCGGTGCTGCCTGCCGAGGCGCCGTCGATACCCTTCGCTCCGCCTCCCGGTCAGACTGCGGCAGGTCGTCCATGGGGTTCCGTGGACTGGGAGCAATTCATGGGGGCGCGTCTTTTCGCGTGGCTGGGCGGGCTGGCCCTGTTCCTCGGCGTGGCCTACTTCGTGAAGTACTCGTTCGAGCGCGACCTCATCCCGCCGGCGGGCCGGGTGCTGATCGGGCTGGCCACCGGACTGGGCCTGGTCGGAGGCGGATTGCGTTTGTGGCGGACGGCGTATGGCGTCACGGCTCAGACCTTGTGTGCCACCGGCGTGGTGATTCTCTACGCGGCGCTGTTTGCGGGGCACGCTTTCTATCGCCTGCCCTGGCTGCCGCAGAGTCTCACCTTTGCGGCGATGACGTTGATCACCGCGGGCGCCTTTCTCCTCGCGGCACGGCTCCAGGCCCAGGTGGTGGCGGTGCTCGGGCTGCTGGGCGGATTTCTCACGCCGATCCTGCTGTCGTCGGGACAGGACCAGGCTCTGGCACTTTTCACCTATATCGCGTTGCTCAATGCGGGCCTGATGGCGGTGGCCCTGCGACGCCGCTGGGAATACCTCGTCCTGCTGGGTGCCATCGGCACCTGGCTCCTGCAATGGGGCTGGGCGGGACGGTTCCTGACCCCCGACCGGTTGTGGACGGGCTGGGCGGTGTTCGCGGGTTTCAATGCACTCTTCGCCCTCGGCCTCGGTCTGGCGAAGCGGTGCGACCGCGCCAGCGACTGGTGGTCCGGCGCACTGACCGTCACCGCAGTCTCAACCCTCGGCTGGGTGGGTGGCATGCTGCTGGGAACGGACGCTGGAACCCGACCGGCTCCGTTGTTTGCGATGGTCCTGGCCGCCGATGTGGTGCTCCTGGCCGCCGCCTGGTGGCGCGCCCGCTGGACGTCGGCCCACGTGGTGGCGGGGATGATCGCCTTCGGATACGTGGCCCTGTGGCAGGCCCGGTTCCTGACGCCCGAGCTGCTCGGATGGGCGCTCGGGTTGAGTCTTGGGTTTGCGGTGCTGCATGTGGGGTTCCCGTTGTTGCTGGTGCGATGGCAGTCGGATCGCGGAACCCAGGTGGTCCGTTCCGCGCAACTCTTCCCGCCGCTCGCCCTGTTGATGCTTGCCCTCCCGTTGCTGCGTCTCGCGGAGGCCTCGTTCGCCCTGTGGCCGGTGCTGCTGCTGGTGAACCTGCTGGCGCTGGCCCTCGCCGTCTGGGCCCGCGGCCTGTTCGGTGCGGGGGCGGCCGCCATGCTGACCCTGTTGACCACCGGGCTTTGGATCGGGCGCATCGCCAGCGTGCCGACACCTCCATTGGGCTTCACTCTCCTGATGGTCGTGGGTGCGGCCGTCCTCTTCGGGGCGGCTGCCTGGTTCCTTTGGGAACGGGCCCGACGGACCTCCGAGCCGGACGATGCGCAGTCGGCGATGCTCCGCCAGTTCCCGGTGATCACCACGCTGATGCCGTTTCTGCTGCTGGCCCAGGTGGTGGTGGTGCTTCCCATCCCCGATCCCACACCGGTGTTTGCCGCCGCCCTCGCTCTGGTCGGCGTCCTGCTCGTCCTGGCCCTGCGCCTGCGAATCGAATTCCTGCCCCTGGCGGGACTGGGCGGGCTGGCGCTGCTCCAGCATGTCTGGTGGCTGGATGAACTGTCAGGGGCAACCCATCCCGGACGGGCCCTCGTCGGGTGCCTGGTATTCCTCGCCTGCTTCGGCGGCCTGCCGTGGTGGGCGCGGCGAACCATGGAAACCCTGCGATGGCCCTGGGTGGCGGTGGCGCTGGCGGGCCTGCCCCAGTTCCACCTCGTGTACCGCCTGATCGAACGGTACTGGCCCAACGAGATCATGGGGCTCATCCCGCTGGCCTTCGCCGTGCCGCCCGCCCTTGCGCTGGCTGGGTTGGTCCGCTCGCGCAACCAGCAAAGCCCCTGGCACCTCGAACGTCTGGCGTGGATGGGAGGCGCCACACTGGCCTTTGTCACTCTCGCCTTTCCCATCCAGTTCGAGCGGCAATGGCTCACACTCGGGCTTGCCCTCGAAGGTGCGGCGCTCCTCTGGCTGTTCCGCAAAGTCCCGCACCCGGGCCTGCGCCTGGTCGGGGTGGTGATGCTCTCGGTGGTCTTCCTGCGGTTGTGCATCAATCCGGCCGTCCTCGAATACGCCGTGCGCGGCCCGCACGGCCTCTGGAACGTCTGGCTCTATACCTACAGCCTGGCGGCCGCCGCCATGTTCCTCGGTGCCCGGGCCCTCCAGCCGCCCGACGACTGCCTCGGACCCCTTCCCGGCCGCGCCTGGCTGGCCGGCCTGGGTACCGTGCTCGTGTTTGCCCTGGTGAACCTCCAGATCGCCGACTACTTCACGCCCGTGGGCGAATGGGTGCGGTTCGACTTCTCAGGCAACTTCGCGCGCGACATGACCTACACCATCGCCTGGGCTCTCTTCGCCCTCGCCCTCGTCGGCATCGGGATCGGCAAGCGGCTGGTCGTCGCGCGATGGGCCGGACTCGCGCTCCTTGGCGTCGCCGTGGCCAAGCTGTTCCTTCACGACCTCGCACGACTCGACCAGTTGTACCGCGTGGGCGCCTTGATCGCCGTGGCCCTGGTCGCCATCACGGCGTCCGTCCTCTACCAGAGGTTCATCGCCAGGGAATTGTCTCGACCCGCCCCGTGA
- a CDS encoding lactonase family protein translates to MKSPFVGAFRILLVAILGLSGLARAETWHVYFGTGGPGAKGIYRSSFDTASGRLAPAELAAEIASPGFLAVHPDGTKLYAVAGFPGGPGVAAYRMAPDGSLAPLGTSPTGDGGGAHVAVHPSGRFLLTAQYGGGSVAVFPLDAEGRPGVATLHRHEGGSRVVANRQNAPHPHWCGFSPDGRYALVPDLGMDGIVIYRVDVEHGTLERHGFAASVPGGGPRHMRFSIDGRFIHLLNELSLSVTSFAWDAASGTARRLGTIPALSEEAKAKEAFNSAAEILVHPSGRFVYSSNRGHDTVTVYRADPETAGLEVIQVQPIRGAFPRNINLAPGGGWLLAAGADSNTVAVHRVNSDTGELTYQTRGIINVPAPICIVFAR, encoded by the coding sequence ATGAAGTCCCCCTTCGTCGGCGCATTCCGCATCCTATTGGTAGCGATCCTCGGCCTCTCCGGACTGGCCCGGGCGGAAACCTGGCACGTGTATTTCGGTACCGGCGGACCGGGGGCGAAGGGCATTTACCGGTCCAGCTTCGATACTGCTTCGGGCCGCCTCGCCCCGGCGGAACTCGCCGCCGAGATCGCGTCTCCGGGTTTCCTGGCGGTTCACCCCGACGGCACAAAGCTGTACGCCGTGGCCGGCTTTCCCGGCGGGCCCGGCGTGGCCGCCTATCGGATGGCACCCGACGGGTCCCTCGCTCCCCTTGGCACGTCACCGACGGGCGACGGCGGCGGCGCGCATGTGGCGGTCCATCCGAGCGGACGATTCCTGCTCACGGCCCAGTATGGCGGCGGGTCCGTGGCGGTGTTTCCTCTCGATGCCGAAGGCCGCCCGGGTGTCGCCACGCTGCATCGCCATGAAGGGGGCTCGCGCGTGGTCGCCAACCGCCAGAACGCCCCTCACCCGCACTGGTGCGGATTTTCGCCCGACGGCCGTTATGCCCTGGTTCCGGATCTCGGCATGGACGGAATCGTCATCTACCGGGTGGACGTCGAGCACGGCACGCTGGAACGGCACGGCTTTGCGGCGTCGGTGCCGGGTGGCGGTCCCCGCCACATGCGCTTCTCCATCGACGGACGGTTCATCCATCTCCTCAACGAGCTATCCCTGTCGGTGACTTCCTTCGCCTGGGATGCCGCCTCGGGAACAGCACGGCGCCTCGGCACAATCCCGGCCCTCAGTGAAGAGGCCAAGGCCAAGGAGGCCTTCAACTCCGCCGCCGAGATCCTGGTCCATCCGAGCGGCCGGTTCGTGTATTCCTCCAACCGCGGCCACGACACCGTCACCGTCTATCGAGCGGATCCGGAAACGGCGGGGCTCGAGGTGATCCAGGTGCAACCCATCCGCGGCGCCTTTCCCCGCAACATCAACCTGGCCCCCGGCGGAGGCTGGCTGCTGGCCGCCGGGGCCGACTCGAACACGGTCGCCGTCCATCGCGTGAACTCCGATACCGGCGAGCTCACCTACCAGACCCGGGGCATCATCAATGTCCCCGCCCCGATCTGCATCGTGTTCGCCCGTTGA
- a CDS encoding amidase: protein MKTSPLAAHPKARPSARAASPCGRASAKRPSPFATLLALIALLIAPGTLPGLSSSAHAATFDLSTATIEDIQAAMNAGALSAEQLVSLYLARIDAYDRKGPRLNSIILVNTNALAEARALDQERKARGPRSPLHGIVVMPKDVFDTFDMPTSGGYLPMARSQPSRDAFVIDRLRKAGAIILAKLNQSDWYGVAASGGSTLQGQVLSPYNPRKYGGGSSSGTGAAMAAWLGTVGLGSDTSGSIVNPTAHGCLVGIAATQGLISRTGMMWSAPGQEKGGPMGRSVYDCAAVLDAIAGYDPADLMTESSIGRIPAAPYTSFIHPSGLVGARIGVLREMIREGAMHTEGLALTARALADMKNAGALLVDPALSGLNLIAVQQGAGEAAFTRAVAIDAYLARLPDTAPIRSVQEMITKGGSMVKPAIVETAAITDLDRNAAFIAMKKQQVMLRDALVELMDRHALDAIVLPYRTTTPAEFSSDPNARLSSGASDETRNSLHSFTGLPTILVPGGFFPSDGMPFSIQFLGRPYSEPTLIRIASGYESVTRHRKAPSLTPPLPGEVIEYNLVTSSR, encoded by the coding sequence ATGAAGACATCGCCCCTGGCCGCCCACCCGAAGGCCCGTCCATCAGCCCGAGCCGCCTCCCCCTGCGGCCGCGCCTCCGCGAAGCGCCCATCTCCCTTCGCCACACTCCTGGCCCTGATCGCCCTCCTGATCGCTCCGGGCACGCTTCCCGGCCTTTCCTCATCCGCTCATGCAGCGACCTTCGACCTCTCCACCGCGACGATCGAGGACATCCAGGCGGCCATGAACGCCGGGGCCCTCTCCGCGGAACAGCTCGTCTCCCTCTACCTCGCCCGCATCGATGCCTATGACCGGAAGGGTCCCCGGCTCAATTCGATCATCCTCGTCAACACCAATGCCCTCGCCGAAGCGCGCGCCCTGGACCAGGAACGCAAGGCCAGAGGACCCCGTTCGCCCCTGCACGGAATCGTCGTGATGCCCAAGGATGTGTTCGACACCTTCGACATGCCGACCAGCGGCGGATATCTCCCCATGGCCCGCTCCCAGCCTTCCCGCGACGCCTTTGTCATCGACCGCCTCCGCAAGGCGGGCGCGATCATCCTCGCCAAGCTCAATCAATCCGACTGGTACGGTGTGGCGGCCTCCGGGGGCAGCACCCTCCAGGGCCAGGTCCTGAGTCCCTACAATCCCCGCAAGTACGGCGGTGGATCGAGTTCCGGCACCGGCGCCGCCATGGCTGCGTGGCTCGGCACGGTCGGACTCGGCAGCGATACCAGCGGCTCGATCGTCAATCCCACCGCCCATGGCTGCCTTGTCGGCATCGCCGCCACCCAGGGACTGATCAGCCGCACCGGCATGATGTGGAGTGCCCCCGGCCAGGAGAAGGGCGGACCCATGGGACGCAGCGTGTACGACTGTGCCGCCGTCCTCGACGCCATCGCCGGATACGACCCGGCGGACCTCATGACGGAATCCTCCATCGGCCGCATCCCCGCCGCACCGTACACCTCCTTCATCCATCCCTCGGGCCTTGTCGGCGCCCGCATCGGTGTCCTCCGCGAGATGATCCGCGAAGGGGCCATGCACACTGAAGGGCTCGCCCTGACCGCCAGGGCCCTCGCCGATATGAAGAACGCCGGCGCCCTCCTCGTGGATCCGGCTCTCTCCGGCCTGAATCTCATCGCGGTTCAGCAAGGAGCCGGCGAGGCCGCCTTCACCCGTGCCGTCGCCATCGACGCCTACCTCGCCCGTCTTCCCGATACCGCTCCAATCCGCTCGGTCCAGGAGATGATCACCAAGGGCGGGAGCATGGTGAAACCGGCCATCGTCGAGACCGCTGCCATCACCGACCTCGACCGCAACGCCGCCTTCATCGCCATGAAGAAGCAGCAGGTCATGCTGCGTGACGCCCTGGTGGAACTCATGGACCGCCACGCTCTCGACGCCATTGTCCTTCCCTACCGCACCACCACACCGGCCGAATTCTCCAGCGATCCCAACGCGCGCCTGAGCAGCGGTGCCAGCGACGAAACCCGCAACAGCCTGCATTCCTTCACCGGACTGCCCACCATTCTCGTCCCTGGAGGATTCTTTCCCTCGGACGGCATGCCCTTCTCGATCCAGTTTCTCGGACGCCCCTACTCCGAACCCACCCTCATCCGCATCGCCAGCGGCTACGAATCCGTCACCCGCCATCGCAAGGCCCCGTCCCTCACCCCGCCTCTTCCGGGGGAGGTCATCGAGTACAATCTCGTGACGTCCTCCCGCTGA